In Canis aureus isolate CA01 chromosome 12, VMU_Caureus_v.1.0, whole genome shotgun sequence, a genomic segment contains:
- the LOC144324612 gene encoding uncharacterized protein LOC144324612, giving the protein MFLSVLGFLGVSTDHLCQHSGICINAGNSHHCQCPLGYTGSYCEEQLDECSSNPCQHGATCRDFIGGYRCECVPGYQGVNCEYEVDECQNQPCQNGGTCVDLVNHFKCSCPPGTRGLLCEENIDDCAGGLNSG; this is encoded by the exons ATGTTTCTTTCTGTACTCGGCTTCCTAGGGGTGTCCACTGACCACCTGTGCCAGCACTCCGGCATCTGCATCAATGCTGGCAACTCGCATCACTGCCAGTGCCCCCTGGGCTACACTGGGAGCTACTGTGAGGAGCAGCTCGATGAGTGCTCATCCAACCCCTGCCAGCATGGGGCCACCTGCAGGGACTTCATTGGCGGGTACAGATGTGAG TGTGTCCCAGGATATCAGGGCGTCAATTGCGAGTATGAAGTAGATGAGTGTCAGAATCAGCCATGCCAGAACGGAGGCACCTGTGTCGACCTCGTGAACCATTTCAAGTGCTCCTGTCCACCAGGCACTCGAG gcCTGCTTTGTGAAGAGAACATTGATGACTGTGCTGGAGGTCTCAATAGTGGTTAG